The Bosea sp. 685 DNA window ATTCAAAGGCTGGAGTATCTCCTCGCAGACCTTCGCGCCCTCCGCCAGCACCGCCTCGACCACATCGGGCGTCGCGTCGGCAAAGCCCGGCAGGTTGTTGTAGCGCTCGATATTGAAGACGTCGTTCAGCAGGAAAAGCGTGTCTTCGACGGGTGCCTTGTAGACCGGCATGTTCATCCTCCCTCTCGTCGCGACTGCGGCCCACCAGATCACCGCGGGAGCCACATCAGAATAGTTCATATATAAACTATCGAGGCAAGCTTGGCAAGGCGAGTCTGGAAAAGAGGCAATTGCCTCATGCGCAATCGGACCACCCTTCGGCGCGGTGCGCAACAGCCGCAAGGCAGCAAAAAGCCCCGGGCGGCTGCCCGGGGCTTTTCGTGGAGAGACGGAATTTCTTGAAAGCTGGCTGCTGCGAAAAATCGGCCCCCACTTCTCGCATGCGGCCCTTCAAAGGCGCCTCGTATCCTGATCGAAGGCGCTCAGGCCTTGCGGAAGCGAGCCTGCGTCGCTTCCAGCTCGGCGATCGCTTCCTCGATCTCCTTGCGTTGGCTGCGCAGCAGGTCGAGCTGCTCCGCGACCTGCTCATGGCTGAGCTGCAGGCCACCAACGGACGCCGAACCCTCAGTGGCCTCGCCCTTCTTCTCTTCATTGGCGAGCATCGCGCGGATCTCGACCAGCGTGAAACCGAGCTGCTTGCCCTTCAGGATCAGGGCCAGGCGAGCGCGGTCGCGGCTCGAATAGATCCGGGTCATACCGGAGCGGGCCGGAGCGAGCAGGCCACGCGACTCATAGAAGCGCAGCGTGCGCAAGGTCACATCGAAATCACGGGCGAGATCGCTGATGGTGAAGCCACCGGCGGCTTCGGTCTCGGTGGCGGCAGGGTTGGGCGAGCGGCCTTCATGAGTCGAGGCAGCCGCCAAAGCAAAGCTTGGGCGCGACATAAGGGTGCATTCCTTGCGGGTTGGGTCTCGGGAACGCCGACCATGCAGGCGGCGATCATCCGTTCGACAACGCATAGCCGGCTGCTTCCCCTTGCGTCAGGTAATGTGACACTTCCGTGAGGTAAGTTACCGTTATACGCGCCCTGCTCGGGACCGCCCTCCGCGCCCGTTCGTAAAAAATTAACTCCCGCCCCCACAATCTTAACTGACTGTTTACCACGGTCGCCAAAAGTCTGCTCTGCGGATCGGCGTCCCGTCAGCAGCAACGTAATCTTCACGGATCGCCACATTCGCAAGGAAAGCAGCGGTGTCAGGGGCCCGCACCTTTCCGATGAGGACGAGCCCCGTAGGCGAGCGACAACATGGCCACTAGCTTGCCCTGGAGCGTCAAGGGCGTTGATCCGCGCACCCGCGACGCCGCGAAAGCCGCAGCTCGCCGCGCCGGCATGACGCTTGGCGAATGGCTCGACAACAAGATTCGCGAAGAAGCCGCCGAGACGGAGCCTGAGCAGGCCGCCCCCGAGCAGCTCGACATCGCAGCGCTTTCGGAGCGTCTCGCCAGGCTGTCACAGGGACAGATGGACACCTCGCCACACGCGGCCGCCAGTGCCGCCCAGCAGGGTGGCGCCAATGAGCTCTCGCGCGGCGAGATCGACGCCGTGATCAATCAGGCGGCCGCCGTCGAGCGCCTGACCCGCGAATCCAGCGCCAAGACGGCCGGTGCGCTCGACTCGATCACCCGCTGGATCGAGAAGACCGAAAGCCGCATCACCTCCAGCGAGCGCGCCGCCGCCGAGCGCCAGGAGCGCGCGACCAGCGTCATCGCCGATGCGATCAAGACCATGGGCGAGCGCCTCGTCGAGATGGAGCGCAAGGCCAGCGACGCACAGCAGGCCCAAGCCCAGCCCAAGCCAATGCCTGCCCCGCGCCTCGCCTTCAGCCGCGACGGCCTGGCCGAGGCCGTGAACGACATTCGCACCCGCCAGCGCGTGCTCGACGTCGACGGGCAGGCCCAGCCGTCGCGGCGCGCGGCTCCGGAGAGCCGGATCGCGGCCCTGCGCCAGGATCTGCGCGAGCTGAGCAACCGGATCGTGCCCGCCTCGCCGGAGGCGGAGGCAGAGGCGCCGCCTCGGCGCATGCGGGCCACGCCGGCCCAGCATCCGACCCCTGCTTCAACCCCGATCCAGGGCAACCCGATCGAGGCGATGCTGGCCGATCTCGGCGCGCGGCTCGACAAGCTCGACAGGCGCGACCGCCTGGACCCGATCATCAAGCCGCTGGCGCGGATCGAGTCGGACGTCTCGCGCCTGTCGCAGGAGCGTTCGGCCGAGGGCTATCAGCGCTTCGAGCTCGAAATCGCCCATCTCGCCGCCAAGGTCGATGCGCTCGTCGCGCGCGGCGGCGACCGCAGCGTCATCGCCCCGGTCCTGCGCGATATCGCCGAATTGCGCGACATGGTGCAGGCACCGGCCGCCGACCCCCGCATGGACACGCTTTCGCGGCAGATCTCGTCGCTATCCACGGAACTGGCGCAATTGCGCGAAGCGCAGCCGGACGGGCGCGATATCCGCAGCCTCTCGCAGGCGATCGAGGATGTGCGCGACGCCATCCTGTCCGACCGCGCCCATGACCGCCAGGCCGATCCCGCGCAACTGACCTCGCTGTCGCGGCAGATCGAGAATCTGGCCGACAAGATCGAGACCTTGCCGGCGATGCGGCCCGAGGTGATCAACGCCCAGGCAGAACAGCTCGCGGCGCGGCTCAACGAAATGGACGCCTCGGGACGCGGTGTCTCGCATGTCCTGTCCGATCGCATCGAGGCGCTGGTTATCCGGCTGGAGGATATGGCCGGCCGACAGCCCGACCAGCTCGAGAGTCGCATCGACGCCCTGCAGGAGAGCATCGAGACCCTGGCCGAGCAGGGCCCGGTCGCCGTGACGCGGCAGATCGAGGCCCTGGCCGGCCGCATCGAGAGCCTGGCTGCGGCGAGCAACCTGTCCCAGATCATCAGCGAGGGCAAAGGCCCGCAAATCGCCCGCGTTGATCTGCGCCCGATCGAGGACATGCTGCGCGGCCTTGCCGAGAAGATCGACGAGGCTGGTCGCCCCGGCGCGGAAACCGACGCCTTCGACGCGCTGGAGCAGCAGATCTCCGGCCTCGCCCAGCGGCTCGACAGCGCCGCCGCGACGCGCTCCGCCGAGACCGGCATCGAGCGGACATTGCAGGATCTCGTCGTCCATCTGCAGACGCTGCGGCAGGACACCACCGCCGCGGCCGAGCACGCGGCGCGCGCCGCCATGGCCGATATGGGGAGCAAAAGCGGGCCGGCCAGCGGCATCGCCGAAATCAGCAACCTCCTCTCGGGCCTGCGCGACACCCATGTCTCCTCCGGCCGCGAGACGCAGGACGCGATCGGCGCCGTCCACCAGACGCTTGAAACCGTGATCTCGCGGCTCGCCAGCATCGAGGCCGAACTTGCCGCCGAGCGGCAAGGCCCGGCCCCACGCCCGGTGATGCCGCCCCGCCATGCCGAACAAGCGCAGTCGGCCGCCCGTGCGCCGGAGCCGGCCGCAAGCCTCAGCATCGCCCAAGAAGACCGCATCGCCGCAGACCGCATCGCCACTGAGCGCCCGCGCGCGGGCCAGCCCGAGGCATCCTCACCGGTCGCGGCCTCGCTTGATCTGCCGCTGGAGCCCGGCTCGGGCCGCCCGCGCGTCAGCACCACCACCACGCCGCAGGACGCGCAATCGGTCCGCCAGAGCCTGATCGCCGCAGCAAGGCGCTCCGCCAAGGCCGCGACCGAAGCCACCACGACGCCGACCGCGACGAGCGAGCCCGCCAAGGGCAGCGGCCGCCTGAAGGAGATTATGGAGAAGCGCCGCAAGCCGCTTCTGCTCGGCCTCGCCGCGCTCGTACTCGCCATGGGCACCGCCCATGTCGTGACCGGCGCGCTGCAAGGCGGCGGCACGGGCAAGCCGGTCAGCGCCGAGGCAGTCGACATCCCAGCAGTGCCGGCTGCTCCGATTCCCGCCCCGGTGACGCCGACGCCGGCGCCCGCCAAGGACCAGACCTCCGCCCTCCCCCCGTGACCGCTCCGACGATCAGCGCGGCGCCCTCCTTCGTGAGCCCCGCCCAGGCCGCCATCACCATCCCGGAAAGCGCAGCTCCGGCCACGGAACCGCTTCCGGCCGCTTTGGCGCCTCCCGTCCAGACCCCCGTCCTGACGGTCACGGGCATCGACGACCTTCCGACCGGGCTCGGCAGCGTGGGCC harbors:
- a CDS encoding MerR family transcriptional regulator translates to MSRPSFALAAASTHEGRSPNPAATETEAAGGFTISDLARDFDVTLRTLRFYESRGLLAPARSGMTRIYSSRDRARLALILKGKQLGFTLVEIRAMLANEEKKGEATEGSASVGGLQLSHEQVAEQLDLLRSQRKEIEEAIAELEATQARFRKA